The following coding sequences are from one Streptomyces dengpaensis window:
- a CDS encoding ArsR/SmtB family transcription factor translates to MTATRTGAGAREDQIFAALANATRREVLRLLREQGPQPVQVLADHFDMRRPSLSEHLKVLREAGLVSEERAGRQRIYRLEAAPLADVQDWLHPYERFWRDRLRGLGDLLDRMPDDDVT, encoded by the coding sequence ATGACTGCGACCAGGACCGGGGCCGGGGCTCGCGAGGACCAGATTTTCGCCGCGCTCGCCAACGCCACGCGCCGCGAGGTGCTGCGGCTGCTGCGCGAGCAGGGACCCCAGCCCGTCCAGGTCCTGGCCGACCACTTCGACATGCGACGGCCCAGCCTCTCGGAGCACCTCAAGGTGCTCCGAGAGGCTGGGCTCGTGTCGGAGGAGCGTGCGGGACGGCAGCGCATCTACCGCCTGGAGGCCGCGCCGCTCGCCGACGTGCAGGACTGGCTCCATCCGTACGAGCGGTTCTGGCGCGACAGGCTCAGGGGTCTGGGCGATCTCCTGGACCGTATGCCGGACGATGACGTGACATGA
- the rpsR gene encoding 30S ribosomal protein S18: MDQAGITYIDYKDTDLLRKFISDRGEIRSRRVTRVTAQQQRMLSRAIKNAWEMALLPYSSR, from the coding sequence CTGGACCAGGCAGGGATCACGTACATCGACTACAAGGACACCGATCTGCTGCGGAAGTTCATCTCCGACCGCGGCGAGATCCGCAGCCGCCGCGTCACGCGGGTGACCGCGCAGCAGCAACGCATGCTGTCGCGCGCGATCAAGAACGCATGGGAGATGGCGCTGCTGCCGTACTCCAGCCGCTGA
- a CDS encoding VOC family protein produces the protein MNITHASFVTLPVADQERALRFYTDVLGFEVTADLDMPPGRWLQVAPKGAQTVFTLSGPGMGDFRPGETRGIMLVTTDVDADCVRLTAAGVAVEGPDDLPWGRMASFRDPDGNGLMLITEKEGF, from the coding sequence ATGAACATCACTCACGCCTCATTCGTCACCCTCCCCGTCGCCGACCAGGAGCGGGCTCTGCGCTTCTACACGGACGTGCTGGGCTTCGAGGTCACCGCCGACCTGGACATGCCTCCTGGGCGCTGGCTGCAGGTCGCGCCCAAGGGGGCGCAGACCGTCTTCACGCTCTCGGGTCCGGGCATGGGGGATTTCCGGCCCGGCGAGACCCGGGGGATCATGTTGGTCACGACCGATGTCGACGCCGACTGTGTGCGGCTCACGGCCGCGGGCGTCGCGGTGGAGGGGCCCGACGACCTCCCGTGGGGCCGTATGGCCTCGTTCCGCGACCCGGACGGCAACGGTCTGATGCTGATCACGGAGAAGGAAGGCTTCTGA
- a CDS encoding SRPBCC family protein, translating to MSPTHHSRSGDDLTTIHVDQFFPHPPAKVWRALTEPELLVQWQMQGSEDFRLEVGHQYTLTSVPRPNTKFSGAVDVRVLAYEPERMLRVRWADTDPDNPADWTITWTLKLEGRGTRLFLVHEGFDPDDPAQMMARKIMDGGWRSHVMRALGNALDRL from the coding sequence ATGAGCCCCACGCACCACTCCCGTTCCGGTGACGACCTCACCACGATCCACGTCGATCAGTTCTTCCCCCACCCTCCCGCCAAGGTCTGGCGCGCCCTCACCGAGCCCGAGCTGCTCGTGCAGTGGCAGATGCAGGGGTCGGAGGACTTCCGGCTCGAAGTCGGCCACCAGTACACGCTGACGTCCGTGCCGCGGCCCAACACGAAGTTCTCCGGCGCCGTTGACGTGCGCGTTCTCGCGTACGAGCCGGAGCGGATGCTGCGCGTCCGGTGGGCCGACACGGATCCGGACAATCCCGCGGACTGGACCATCACCTGGACATTGAAACTTGAAGGGCGCGGAACGCGTCTCTTTCTAGTACACGAGGGATTCGATCCGGACGATCCCGCACAGATGATGGCGCGGAAGATCATGGACGGGGGCTGGAGGTCGCATGTGATGCGAGCTCTGGGGAATGCGCTGGACCGGTTGTAG
- a CDS encoding DUF4232 domain-containing protein, with product MRVLPIAVAVLAGAFALTSCGDSGGGGDAHAASTSASANASASTDCKIDEVGIQVGPANAAQAAGDTGNVPVTITNPGTQCTLEGFPGLEVRAGETSTEILPDKSAQPVKLPLAKDGAASFTITYVRGEGGDAKTLDLKTLKISLPGSDKTQDFAWSFGPVAGKDGAGTLNASTSPFQHAGD from the coding sequence ATGCGCGTCCTGCCCATCGCCGTCGCCGTCCTCGCCGGCGCCTTTGCCCTGACCTCCTGCGGCGACAGCGGTGGTGGCGGCGACGCCCATGCCGCTTCCACCTCCGCTTCCGCCAATGCCTCCGCCTCCACCGACTGCAAGATCGACGAGGTGGGCATCCAGGTCGGGCCCGCCAACGCCGCCCAGGCGGCCGGGGACACCGGCAATGTCCCGGTCACGATCACCAACCCTGGGACCCAGTGCACCCTCGAAGGCTTCCCCGGCCTCGAAGTGCGCGCCGGTGAGACCTCGACGGAGATCCTCCCGGACAAGTCCGCGCAGCCGGTGAAGCTGCCCCTGGCCAAGGACGGCGCCGCGTCGTTCACCATCACCTACGTACGGGGCGAGGGCGGCGATGCGAAGACCCTCGACCTGAAGACGCTGAAGATCAGCCTGCCGGGGTCCGACAAGACTCAGGACTTCGCTTGGTCCTTCGGGCCGGTCGCGGGCAAGGACGGGGCGGGCACGCTGAACGCCTCCACGAGTCCGTTCCAGCACGCGGGCGACTGA